A window of Thermoproteus sp. genomic DNA:
CGTAACAGTCTCTGGTACAAGCGACGACCACGAAGCCCCCACGATAAGCAATTAAAACAGTTTGGAGTTCGGCCTAATGGCGAGACTCCCCCTATACGAAGAGGCCGTGAGGCTCCTCGCCTCTAGGTCGGGCCTCCCCCATTTGTTGAAGGTGCCCATATATGTAGTGTCGTCTAGCTCCAAGTCCAGGGCATACGCCAGAATTTGGGGCGTGTCGAGGCCCCTACAGGAGGCGCTGGGCGTCGGCCCCCTCTACGTGGTCGAGTTGCTGGAGCCCTACTGGCGCCTCGACTGTATGGAGAAGGCGAAGGTCCTCGCCCACGAGCTCGCCCACATACCGCGCACAGCCAGCGGGGCGCTTAGGCCGCATAATTCCGCATTTCGTAGGGACTATAGGGCGATAGCCAGAGGCGTGGGGGAGGCGTGCCGCCTAATTATGGAGGGGGACCAAAGGGGAAGGCTCTCTCCTTAAGTATCTTCGCCGCCACGTAGATCCCGCCCGCCATCAACAAGACGGCCGACGCTCCGACCAACGGTGCGTAGCCGGTGAGCCTTAAGGCGCCAGCGGCGATGGGGATTAGGGGCAGGTAGGCCGGCCATTTGGGCACTTGCCTCAAGAAGACCGAGGGGAGGAACCAAGGCACGCACAGGCTGAACATGACCACTGCGATGCCCATGTAGAGGAAGTGGGTCGCCGGCAGGCCCAAGAGGCCCAACGGGGCTAAGATCGGCAAAGTCCTCCCCACGGCGGTGCCCC
This region includes:
- a CDS encoding putative metallopeptidase; its protein translation is MARLPLYEEAVRLLASRSGLPHLLKVPIYVVSSSSKSRAYARIWGVSRPLQEALGVGPLYVVELLEPYWRLDCMEKAKVLAHELAHIPRTASGALRPHNSAFRRDYRAIARGVGEACRLIMEGDQRGRLSP